A stretch of the Archangium violaceum genome encodes the following:
- a CDS encoding BamA/TamA family outer membrane protein: MSLAWSALIAASLLAARAIPPVEGYEDALVQWGLAQEGLSPEPDPEGKRLESVRVVSEDVVAPTDPYPLFLNVFHVRTREQVIRREVLLEPGKPYSVALAQETARNLRKLGIFAVVRVVAVRGSSPDAVSLLIITKDLWSLRLNQDFQVVGSLVQSLRLQGTEQNFLGLNKKVALDFLLRRDSLSFGQTYVDPRLAGSRWSLNENAYLIYGREDGQLEGSKGSVLLSRPFFSLDTPWSFQAQVAWRVQPVRVFRGADIWELPYPEGGTVPYVYDAREFSGSTLYLRSWGSRYKVDAGGGLGAYHRRYGAPADSGLDEARRAWLRDTLLPRSEDATYVLGYIRLWETRYEVMRDVDSYALSEDFQVGHYVTATARYAPALFASAGNFAEVGLTARYRVRLGDALSSVAAAASVRRLLGDEGRWSNRRWAAEVQQVSPKVLGGRFVVRGLLDVNIDDLNERVLLLGGGNGLRGAQPEAYSGKRMALVNVEYRTAPLVLYTVHLGGVLFYDAGSAFDESPGFVHSVGVGVRLLFPQFNTFPFRIDFGYVLNDDRPPVGGRFSFSGGQVTEFRPGFLDAPL, encoded by the coding sequence GTGTCACTCGCCTGGTCCGCCCTGATCGCCGCGTCCCTGCTGGCCGCTCGAGCCATCCCGCCCGTCGAGGGCTATGAGGACGCGCTCGTGCAGTGGGGACTGGCCCAGGAGGGGCTGTCGCCCGAGCCGGACCCCGAGGGCAAGCGTCTGGAGTCGGTGCGGGTGGTCTCCGAGGACGTCGTCGCCCCGACGGATCCCTACCCCCTGTTCCTCAACGTGTTCCATGTACGGACCCGCGAGCAGGTCATCCGGCGCGAGGTGCTGCTGGAGCCCGGGAAACCCTACTCGGTGGCGCTCGCCCAGGAGACGGCGCGCAACCTGCGCAAGCTGGGCATCTTCGCGGTGGTGCGCGTGGTGGCGGTGCGGGGCTCCTCGCCGGACGCGGTGTCGCTGCTGATCATCACCAAGGATTTGTGGTCGCTGCGGCTCAACCAGGACTTCCAGGTGGTGGGCTCGCTGGTGCAGTCGCTGCGCCTGCAGGGCACCGAGCAGAACTTCCTCGGGTTGAACAAGAAGGTGGCGCTGGACTTCCTCCTTCGCCGGGACTCGCTGAGCTTCGGACAGACGTATGTGGATCCACGCCTCGCGGGAAGCCGCTGGTCCCTCAACGAGAACGCCTACCTCATCTACGGGCGCGAGGACGGCCAGCTCGAGGGCTCCAAGGGAAGCGTGCTGCTGTCGCGGCCCTTCTTCTCGCTGGACACGCCGTGGAGCTTCCAGGCGCAGGTGGCGTGGCGCGTGCAGCCCGTCCGCGTCTTCCGCGGCGCGGATATCTGGGAGCTGCCGTACCCCGAAGGCGGGACGGTGCCCTATGTCTACGATGCGCGCGAATTCAGTGGGAGCACGCTGTACCTGCGCTCCTGGGGCTCGCGCTACAAGGTGGACGCGGGCGGGGGGCTCGGTGCGTACCACCGGCGCTATGGGGCTCCCGCGGACTCCGGGCTGGACGAGGCCCGGCGCGCGTGGCTGCGGGACACGCTTCTGCCTCGCAGCGAGGACGCCACCTATGTGCTCGGCTACATCCGCCTCTGGGAGACCCGTTACGAGGTGATGCGCGACGTGGACTCCTACGCGCTCTCCGAGGACTTCCAGGTGGGGCACTACGTCACCGCCACGGCGCGCTATGCGCCCGCGCTGTTCGCCTCCGCCGGGAATTTCGCGGAGGTGGGCCTCACCGCCCGTTACCGGGTGCGCCTGGGCGATGCGCTCTCCTCGGTGGCCGCCGCCGCGTCCGTGCGCCGGTTGCTCGGAGACGAGGGGCGATGGAGCAACCGCCGCTGGGCCGCGGAGGTGCAGCAGGTGTCGCCGAAGGTGCTCGGCGGGCGCTTCGTGGTGCGGGGACTGCTGGACGTGAACATCGACGACCTGAACGAGCGCGTGCTGTTGCTCGGGGGCGGCAACGGGCTGCGGGGCGCGCAGCCGGAGGCCTATTCGGGCAAGCGCATGGCCCTGGTCAACGTGGAGTACCGGACCGCCCCGCTCGTCCTCTACACGGTGCACCTGGGAGGCGTGCTCTTCTATGACGCGGGTTCCGCGTTCGACGAGAGCCCCGGCTTCGTGCACTCGGTGGGCGTGGGCGTGCGGTTGCTCTTCCCCCAGTTCAACACCTTCCCGTTCCGCATCGATTTCGGGTACGTCCTCAACGATGACCGACCTCCCGTCGGCGGCCGCTTCTCCTTCAGCGGTGGCCAGGTGACGGAGTTCCGGCCCGGGTTCCTGGATGCGCCTCTCTAG
- a CDS encoding response regulator, producing MKILLVEDNEDIREGLTDLLEGEGYSVTSKASAEEGLALLRTESFHLVITDYMLPGETGRWMLEQAEREQRLRGTEAVMITAHPRVSPPPGVRLMHKPLDIDDFLRVVYESVMPLRAVGG from the coding sequence GTGAAGATTCTCCTGGTAGAGGACAACGAGGACATCCGCGAAGGGCTGACCGACCTGCTGGAGGGTGAGGGTTACTCCGTCACCAGCAAGGCCTCGGCGGAGGAGGGTCTTGCCCTGTTGCGGACGGAGTCCTTCCACCTGGTCATCACCGACTACATGCTGCCCGGCGAGACGGGCAGGTGGATGTTGGAACAGGCGGAGCGGGAGCAACGGCTGCGAGGCACGGAGGCGGTGATGATCACCGCGCACCCTCGGGTGAGTCCGCCACCGGGCGTGCGCCTGATGCACAAGCCGCTCGACATCGACGACTTCCTGCGGGTGGTCTACGAGTCAGTCATGCCCCTGCGCGCCGTGGGCGGGTAG
- a CDS encoding cobalamin-binding protein: protein MTDRLKALLSSAPRYPQRIVCMTEETTETLYRIGAGDLVVGVSGFTVRPPEARGKPRVSSFLDANFERILELKPDLVLGFSDLQADLGRELCKRGVPVVLFNQRSLAEILQTVRVVGALVGRAEAAEKLADELEANLARHAEAAERLPRRPRIFFEEWHEPLISGIRWCSELVELVGGEDVCRESREQQGAKGRIFDPAEVARRNPEGVIASWCGRKAKREKIISRPGWERVTAVVDDQLYEVKSTFILQPGPASLTDGVDQLARIVAAIARGEKLPPPRPGDLRAAPLPAHGAQGHD, encoded by the coding sequence ATGACGGATCGACTGAAGGCCCTGTTGTCCTCCGCGCCACGTTACCCCCAGCGCATCGTGTGCATGACGGAGGAGACGACGGAGACGCTGTACCGCATCGGAGCCGGGGACCTGGTGGTGGGTGTTTCTGGCTTCACCGTGCGTCCGCCCGAGGCCCGCGGGAAGCCGCGTGTCAGCTCCTTCCTGGACGCCAACTTCGAGCGCATCCTCGAGCTGAAGCCCGATCTGGTGCTGGGCTTCTCGGACCTTCAGGCGGACCTGGGCCGCGAGCTGTGCAAGCGCGGGGTGCCGGTGGTGCTCTTCAACCAGCGCTCGCTCGCGGAGATCCTCCAGACGGTGCGCGTGGTGGGGGCGCTGGTGGGGCGGGCCGAGGCCGCGGAGAAGCTGGCGGACGAGTTGGAGGCGAACCTCGCGCGGCACGCGGAGGCGGCGGAGCGGCTGCCTCGCCGGCCCCGTATCTTCTTCGAGGAGTGGCACGAGCCGCTCATCTCCGGCATCCGCTGGTGCTCGGAGCTGGTGGAACTGGTGGGCGGTGAGGACGTGTGCCGCGAGTCGCGCGAGCAGCAGGGCGCCAAGGGCCGCATCTTCGATCCGGCCGAGGTGGCCCGGAGGAATCCCGAGGGCGTCATCGCCAGCTGGTGCGGCCGCAAGGCGAAGCGCGAGAAGATCATCTCCCGGCCGGGCTGGGAGCGGGTGACGGCGGTGGTGGACGACCAGCTCTACGAGGTGAAGAGCACGTTCATCCTCCAGCCGGGGCCGGCGTCGCTGACGGACGGGGTGGATCAGCTCGCGCGCATCGTGGCGGCCATCGCCCGGGGCGAGAAGCTGCCGCCACCACGCCCGGGAGACCTGCGCGCCGCGCCGCTACCCGCCCACGGCGCGCAGGGGCATGACTGA
- a CDS encoding Tox-REase-5 domain-containing protein has protein sequence MSRRPGEARSRQGKWRHTSMLALVLLVLLTGCATGRGEHLDRGGGGPASLAPQLAQGRLVEMDGFEALLLRAGVNDPGLLPPGDEDFTPEDAAELYDVLLSRPVTLAGFGPRLTAASLLREVMEREDGLPRRALIARVERFEHLAVLRPDGYLAWALSGRTQQRVGQVVLKEGALKAGPFEVGRFYDGHGGVFVPVDDELRRVRTAPPLAEVYDDGDVINRVLDGAEDVFRDTVLALGGWVFHPGDNLAALSRLPEGVAALVRHSPEYREHFRLMTHGEQIRALSRLTVTVLATYGTAAGSTRALGTVGRGLERLSMPSLSLSADGALVLQRVVVPAGRAITTLGGGPGAAIVLHMAHQSLQGTSGKMGASVQAGGPGQWSPVKESMSRRAARYQEQISGRPVNDSYSVRGVRFDGYKDGVLLEAKGPGYANKFTDKLEPKKWFAKSAESIRAQALRQTKAANGIPIRWHVAESKTAEAIRKLLADRKIRGIEVVHTPALP, from the coding sequence ATGTCACGTCGTCCCGGGGAGGCCCGCTCCCGACAGGGCAAGTGGCGTCACACGAGCATGCTGGCGCTCGTCCTGCTCGTGCTGCTCACCGGATGTGCCACGGGACGTGGCGAGCACCTCGACAGAGGAGGTGGCGGTCCGGCCTCGCTGGCGCCCCAGCTGGCACAGGGGCGGCTGGTGGAGATGGACGGCTTCGAGGCCCTGCTCCTTCGCGCCGGAGTGAACGACCCCGGCCTGCTTCCGCCAGGAGACGAGGACTTCACACCCGAGGACGCAGCGGAGTTGTATGACGTGCTGCTGTCGCGCCCCGTCACATTGGCAGGTTTCGGTCCGCGCCTGACGGCCGCGTCCCTGCTCCGTGAAGTCATGGAGCGCGAGGACGGACTGCCGCGCCGTGCCCTGATCGCACGCGTGGAGCGCTTCGAGCACCTGGCGGTACTCCGTCCCGACGGCTACCTGGCCTGGGCTCTGAGCGGACGGACCCAACAGCGCGTGGGACAGGTGGTGTTGAAGGAGGGGGCTTTGAAGGCCGGCCCCTTCGAGGTGGGCCGGTTCTACGATGGCCACGGTGGCGTCTTCGTGCCCGTGGATGACGAGCTCCGGCGAGTCCGTACCGCTCCACCGCTAGCCGAGGTGTATGACGATGGAGATGTCATCAACCGGGTCCTGGACGGAGCGGAGGATGTTTTCCGCGACACGGTGCTGGCCCTGGGCGGATGGGTGTTCCACCCGGGAGACAATCTCGCCGCGCTCTCACGGCTTCCCGAGGGTGTGGCGGCGCTCGTGCGCCACTCGCCGGAGTATCGTGAACACTTCCGGTTGATGACCCATGGAGAGCAGATTCGCGCGCTCTCGCGGCTGACAGTCACCGTGCTGGCGACCTACGGCACCGCCGCCGGGAGCACTCGGGCCCTCGGAACGGTTGGAAGAGGCCTGGAGCGCCTCTCCATGCCCTCCCTGTCATTGTCGGCTGACGGAGCACTGGTGCTCCAGCGCGTGGTCGTCCCCGCGGGGCGAGCCATCACCACGCTGGGTGGGGGCCCTGGTGCCGCCATCGTCCTCCACATGGCCCATCAGTCGCTCCAGGGGACGAGCGGCAAGATGGGCGCATCCGTACAAGCAGGGGGCCCCGGACAGTGGAGCCCGGTCAAGGAGTCCATGAGCCGGCGCGCGGCGCGCTACCAGGAGCAGATCTCCGGCCGCCCCGTGAACGACTCCTACTCCGTGCGCGGCGTGCGTTTCGATGGCTACAAGGACGGCGTGCTGCTGGAGGCCAAGGGGCCCGGCTACGCCAACAAGTTCACCGACAAGTTGGAGCCCAAGAAGTGGTTCGCCAAGAGTGCTGAAAGCATACGTGCACAGGCGTTGCGTCAGACCAAAGCCGCCAACGGTATTCCCATTCGATGGCACGTGGCGGAATCCAAGACGGCCGAGGCCATCCGAAAGCTCTTGGCGGACCGCAAAATACGTGGAATCGAGGTCGTCCACACGCCAGCGCTCCCGTGA
- a CDS encoding immunity 52 family protein: protein MVETYYAGAYWRLRKESPEECGRRAEAFFQALAPVDSSFSRWFKLGRSRREASKHRIDTDQVTLEKMFRRGKDRVFEDLGFRISGWNGESNDDDACAFHITCGGYADEVGNACLLNLPNTGPNAERVLTAPVLIGMLRAMAVAWEPDEAVAMSHKHRDLIAEPHPDALVGWVTYLSRRRGTVPPLPAPVHVERVEDKGTLLVLTPERFTASNPEHMALAERVRELLDRAGLLGPIR, encoded by the coding sequence TTGGTCGAGACCTACTACGCGGGTGCCTACTGGCGGCTCCGGAAGGAGTCACCAGAAGAGTGCGGCCGACGCGCGGAAGCTTTCTTCCAAGCACTTGCTCCTGTCGATTCCTCCTTCTCCCGCTGGTTCAAGCTGGGGCGGTCCCGAAGGGAGGCGAGCAAACACCGCATCGACACGGACCAGGTCACGTTGGAGAAGATGTTCCGACGAGGCAAGGACAGGGTCTTCGAAGATCTCGGCTTCCGTATCAGTGGCTGGAACGGAGAGAGCAACGATGACGATGCTTGCGCCTTCCACATCACGTGCGGCGGTTACGCGGACGAAGTCGGCAATGCGTGCTTGCTCAATCTGCCCAACACGGGCCCGAACGCGGAGCGGGTCCTCACGGCCCCTGTATTGATCGGAATGCTGCGCGCCATGGCAGTGGCGTGGGAGCCAGACGAGGCAGTGGCCATGTCACACAAGCATCGCGATTTGATTGCGGAGCCCCACCCCGATGCCCTGGTCGGCTGGGTCACCTACCTCTCGCGCCGCCGGGGCACCGTGCCTCCGCTACCCGCCCCGGTGCACGTCGAGCGGGTGGAGGACAAGGGCACGCTCCTCGTCCTCACTCCCGAGCGCTTCACCGCGAGCAACCCCGAGCACATGGCCCTGGCCGAGCGCGTCCGCGAGCTGCTCGACCGCGCGGGGCTGCTCGGCCCCATCCGCTGA
- a CDS encoding serine/threonine protein kinase produces the protein MVQGSAQAQCVPADVGDPLIGRILNDKFRIVEALGAGGMGRVYKAVQAPLDRPVALKVLNPQYSEGKDPGFQKRFFMEAAVTSKLRHPNTVTIIDYGKTDDGVLYIAMEYLEGQTLAQLLTQLGPLPWMRVLNIAQQVARSLREAHKVGLIHRDLKPANIMVLNQEDDHDVVKVLDFGLVKSFLPDRGQPNETEITQAGVILGSPQYMAPEQARNVSDPRSDVYSLGVVMFQMLMGRPPFQAAQSIDVIFKHLNEAPPAFAGIWPGHTVPQEVEALVMRCLYKRPEERFQSMDEVLESIRRAAASAGFSGAFSSPRSAVTGGFTVLPGPGSGPVSAPQTGPLPSPGATGASTVALDIAVEEPAKPPVRRTLPLALFGGSLLLGLGVALVMALRAPSPQAAPEPLAAVAPAEKTPPAEQRRAMEPVPAAPTPQPSAEPAPEEAAPAVAEPAPIRFLIDSEPGGAKVMYGGQVLGETPVELPVPPGADGRASARLTFALDGYQRVTAIAEGEGPVVRFNQKLKKKSGSRSPSSRSSSGYKDDPY, from the coding sequence ATGGTACAAGGTAGCGCTCAGGCGCAATGCGTACCGGCCGACGTCGGAGATCCCCTCATCGGCCGGATCCTCAACGACAAGTTCCGCATCGTGGAGGCGCTCGGCGCGGGGGGCATGGGTCGGGTCTACAAGGCGGTGCAGGCGCCGCTGGACCGGCCGGTGGCCCTCAAGGTGCTCAACCCCCAGTACAGCGAGGGCAAGGACCCCGGCTTCCAGAAGCGCTTCTTCATGGAGGCGGCCGTCACCTCCAAGCTGCGCCATCCCAACACCGTCACCATCATCGACTACGGCAAGACGGATGATGGGGTGCTCTACATCGCGATGGAGTACCTGGAGGGGCAGACGCTGGCGCAGCTCCTCACGCAGCTGGGGCCCCTGCCGTGGATGCGCGTGCTGAACATCGCCCAGCAGGTAGCGCGCTCGCTGCGCGAGGCCCACAAGGTGGGGCTCATCCACCGCGACCTCAAGCCCGCCAACATCATGGTCCTCAACCAGGAGGACGACCATGACGTGGTGAAGGTGCTGGACTTCGGCCTGGTGAAGTCCTTCCTGCCCGACCGGGGCCAGCCCAACGAGACGGAAATCACCCAGGCCGGCGTCATCCTCGGCTCGCCGCAGTACATGGCGCCCGAGCAGGCGCGCAACGTGTCCGACCCGCGCAGCGACGTGTACTCGCTGGGCGTGGTGATGTTCCAGATGCTGATGGGGCGCCCTCCCTTCCAGGCGGCGCAGAGCATCGACGTCATCTTCAAGCACCTCAACGAGGCCCCGCCCGCCTTCGCCGGCATCTGGCCCGGACACACCGTGCCGCAGGAGGTAGAGGCGCTGGTGATGCGGTGCCTGTACAAGCGCCCCGAGGAGCGCTTCCAGTCCATGGACGAGGTGCTGGAGTCCATCCGCCGCGCCGCCGCGTCCGCGGGCTTCAGCGGCGCCTTCTCCAGCCCTCGCAGCGCCGTCACCGGTGGCTTCACGGTCCTCCCCGGCCCTGGCAGTGGCCCCGTCTCGGCACCGCAGACGGGCCCCCTGCCCTCCCCCGGAGCCACGGGCGCGAGCACCGTGGCGCTCGACATCGCCGTGGAGGAGCCCGCGAAGCCGCCCGTCCGGCGCACCCTGCCCCTGGCCCTCTTCGGTGGCTCCCTGCTGCTCGGCCTGGGCGTGGCCCTGGTGATGGCCCTGCGCGCCCCCTCGCCCCAGGCCGCTCCCGAGCCCCTCGCCGCGGTGGCTCCGGCGGAGAAGACGCCCCCCGCCGAGCAGCGCCGCGCCATGGAGCCCGTGCCCGCGGCCCCCACCCCACAGCCCTCCGCCGAGCCCGCTCCCGAAGAGGCCGCGCCCGCCGTGGCCGAGCCCGCGCCCATCCGCTTCCTGATCGACAGCGAGCCCGGCGGCGCGAAGGTGATGTACGGAGGGCAGGTGCTGGGAGAGACGCCGGTGGAGCTGCCCGTGCCTCCGGGCGCGGATGGCCGCGCGAGCGCCCGTCTCACCTTCGCGTTGGATGGGTACCAGCGCGTCACCGCCATCGCCGAGGGCGAGGGGCCCGTGGTGCGCTTCAACCAGAAGCTGAAGAAGAAGTCCGGCTCCCGCTCTCCCTCGAGCAGGAGCTCCTCCGGGTACAAGGACGACCCCTACTGA
- a CDS encoding TonB-dependent receptor domain-containing protein, whose protein sequence is MNPTALKRAGALALVLYAGSAFGDARLEARRHFRTGMSLIAQGQYDQGIAELLEAYSIKPHPNVLYNIARAYQDAGRLPEAADYLRRYIAANPPDVATARATLAKLEESLKAAEAANQAGTAQPGEPVVPGKKPGLPPMPAAPGAEAAKTLAVLVERLEKAIARAESLPATPPSASAPQPTSNAIRDDGSENVVGADEDAGAVPYEERVVTASRRAQSSLEAPNATTVITAEDIRLSGATSLPELLRRVPGAEVMMLGTGSANLSLRGFNQRVANKVLVLVDGRTEYQDFLGMTLWSSIPVELEEIERIEVIRGPGSALYGANAMLGVVNIITRAPGTGPRARFQASLGNANTVGGSFVSHGGSDRLRYRASAAYSQADRWSRDFADGRPDMAIMDPQPDLGVRSARGNLATVYQLDSGAELGLSGGVNRYYTEAYPLGVLRNFYLDGVNAFVKADAGLGPLKVKAFWNHMSAAAGPQYEAVGQSSLATHVSSNLFNGEVLFSKGFQLLGEHQVNVGVEGRLKRVAWSYLGPLREEFHAAAFVQDEWRLAEPFRIVASYRVDRHPLLDGGKPGLASSPRVSALFMPFEGHSFRASAASAFREPTFLESYIGVRIPIPGVNGASALSAGNLALKPERMVALELGYRGEAPTLGMDWDVALYQNTVSDLIHLSALQPLPPGESWDATSGTYLRGRSVYQNEAAVYTARGAEAGVTLAPVDGLGIKASAAFQHVSARGEEGLCGPCSQAPQFKLYGGVTYRTRQALELGVDAAWTSATTWVEREPASDDPTRIEPLANPLPAYAIINARVGYTPVKDKVSVALVGSNLGPAHSQHPFGNRIERRVLAILTVTP, encoded by the coding sequence ATGAACCCGACCGCCTTGAAGCGAGCGGGCGCCCTCGCGTTGGTGCTGTATGCGGGGAGTGCCTTCGGCGACGCGCGCCTGGAGGCCCGCCGTCATTTCCGCACCGGCATGAGCCTCATTGCCCAGGGGCAGTACGACCAGGGCATCGCCGAGCTGCTGGAAGCGTATTCCATCAAGCCCCACCCCAACGTCCTCTACAACATCGCCCGCGCCTACCAGGACGCGGGCCGGTTGCCCGAGGCGGCGGACTACCTGCGTCGCTACATCGCCGCCAACCCGCCGGACGTGGCCACCGCGCGGGCCACGCTGGCGAAGCTGGAGGAGTCGCTGAAGGCCGCCGAGGCGGCGAATCAGGCCGGGACGGCGCAGCCCGGGGAGCCGGTGGTGCCGGGGAAGAAGCCCGGGTTGCCGCCCATGCCCGCCGCGCCTGGTGCCGAGGCGGCGAAGACGCTCGCGGTGCTCGTCGAGCGGCTGGAGAAGGCCATCGCCCGCGCCGAGTCCCTGCCCGCCACGCCGCCGTCCGCCTCCGCCCCGCAGCCCACGTCCAACGCCATCCGGGATGACGGCTCGGAGAACGTGGTCGGCGCCGACGAGGACGCGGGCGCGGTGCCCTACGAGGAGCGCGTGGTGACGGCGAGCCGCCGGGCCCAGTCCTCCCTGGAGGCCCCCAACGCCACCACCGTCATCACCGCCGAGGACATCCGCCTCTCGGGCGCCACCAGCCTGCCGGAGCTGCTGCGCCGCGTGCCGGGTGCCGAGGTGATGATGCTCGGGACGGGCAGCGCCAACCTGTCGCTGCGCGGCTTCAACCAGCGCGTGGCCAACAAGGTGCTGGTGTTGGTGGACGGCCGCACCGAGTACCAGGACTTCCTGGGCATGACGCTCTGGTCGTCCATCCCCGTGGAGCTCGAGGAGATCGAACGCATCGAGGTCATCCGCGGCCCGGGCAGCGCGCTGTACGGCGCCAACGCCATGCTCGGCGTGGTCAACATCATCACCCGGGCCCCGGGCACGGGCCCTCGGGCGCGCTTCCAGGCCTCGCTCGGCAACGCCAACACCGTGGGCGGCAGCTTCGTGAGCCATGGCGGCTCGGACAGGCTGCGCTACCGCGCCTCGGCGGCGTACTCTCAGGCGGACAGGTGGAGCCGTGACTTCGCGGACGGCCGGCCGGACATGGCCATCATGGACCCCCAGCCCGACCTGGGCGTGCGCAGCGCGCGCGGCAACCTGGCCACCGTCTACCAGTTGGACTCGGGCGCCGAGCTGGGCCTGTCCGGCGGCGTCAACCGCTACTACACGGAAGCCTACCCGCTGGGCGTGCTGCGCAACTTCTACCTGGACGGGGTGAACGCCTTCGTCAAGGCGGACGCGGGCCTGGGGCCGCTCAAGGTGAAGGCCTTCTGGAACCACATGTCCGCGGCGGCGGGGCCTCAGTACGAGGCCGTGGGACAGAGCTCGCTGGCCACGCACGTCTCCTCCAACCTCTTCAACGGCGAGGTGCTCTTCAGCAAGGGCTTCCAGCTGCTGGGCGAGCACCAGGTGAACGTGGGCGTGGAGGGCCGCCTCAAGCGCGTGGCGTGGAGCTACCTGGGCCCGCTGCGCGAGGAGTTCCACGCCGCGGCCTTCGTCCAGGACGAGTGGCGCCTGGCGGAGCCCTTCCGCATCGTGGCCTCCTACCGCGTGGACCGGCACCCGCTGCTGGACGGGGGCAAGCCGGGCCTGGCCAGCTCGCCGCGCGTGTCCGCCCTCTTCATGCCCTTCGAGGGGCATTCCTTCCGCGCCAGCGCCGCCTCGGCCTTCCGCGAGCCCACGTTCCTGGAGAGCTACATAGGCGTGCGCATCCCCATCCCGGGCGTCAACGGAGCCAGCGCGCTCTCCGCCGGCAACCTGGCGCTCAAGCCCGAGCGGATGGTGGCCCTCGAGCTGGGCTACCGCGGCGAGGCGCCCACCCTCGGCATGGATTGGGACGTGGCGCTCTACCAGAACACGGTGAGCGACCTCATCCACCTGTCCGCCTTGCAGCCGCTTCCACCGGGCGAGTCCTGGGACGCGACCTCGGGGACGTACCTGCGGGGCCGCTCCGTCTACCAGAACGAGGCGGCCGTCTACACCGCGCGCGGGGCCGAGGCTGGCGTGACGCTGGCCCCGGTGGATGGCCTCGGCATCAAGGCCAGCGCCGCCTTCCAGCACGTGTCGGCCCGGGGTGAGGAAGGCCTGTGCGGCCCGTGCAGCCAGGCGCCCCAGTTCAAGCTGTACGGCGGCGTCACCTACCGCACGCGCCAGGCGTTGGAGCTCGGCGTGGACGCGGCCTGGACGTCCGCCACCACCTGGGTGGAGCGGGAGCCCGCGTCGGACGATCCCACCCGCATCGAGCCCCTGGCCAACCCGCTGCCCGCCTACGCCATCATCAACGCCCGCGTGGGCTACACGCCGGTGAAGGACAAGGTGTCGGTGGCGCTGGTGGGCTCGAACCTGGGCCCCGCGCACTCCCAGCACCCCTTCGGCAACCGCATCGAGCGACGCGTGCTCGCCATCCTGACGGTGACCCCATGA
- a CDS encoding response regulator: MKPASVVPEATATTSPRPSSAPTEPARPSASSSTAPARPAVTPVEPLRPFGMLSSETAKAFATVTAPPEPRPFAIPDPAVQPQRVLLVDDSRSIRTLLKIYLMARSFEYIEAESAEAALKVLESQQVDLILTDFHMDGMNGADFAATVRAHGDTQISKIPILMMTGDANAAEVRNKGQKAGINAFVRKPVSCAQLMTLVDTILPPVKTG, translated from the coding sequence ATGAAGCCGGCCTCAGTCGTGCCCGAAGCAACGGCGACCACCTCGCCACGTCCCTCGTCGGCTCCCACCGAGCCCGCGCGGCCGTCCGCTTCGTCCAGCACCGCTCCGGCCCGACCCGCGGTGACCCCCGTCGAGCCCTTGCGTCCCTTCGGAATGCTCAGCTCCGAGACGGCGAAGGCCTTCGCGACGGTGACGGCTCCTCCCGAGCCGCGCCCCTTCGCCATACCGGACCCCGCGGTGCAGCCGCAGCGCGTGCTGCTGGTGGATGACAGCCGCTCCATCCGCACGCTGCTGAAGATCTACCTGATGGCGCGCTCCTTCGAGTACATCGAGGCGGAGTCGGCGGAAGCGGCGCTGAAGGTGCTGGAATCGCAGCAGGTGGACCTCATCCTCACCGACTTCCACATGGACGGGATGAACGGCGCGGACTTCGCGGCGACGGTGCGTGCGCACGGCGACACGCAAATCTCCAAGATTCCCATCCTGATGATGACGGGCGACGCGAACGCGGCCGAGGTGCGCAACAAGGGCCAGAAGGCGGGCATCAACGCCTTCGTGCGCAAACCGGTGAGCTGTGCCCAGCTGATGACGCTGGTGGACACCATCCTCCCGCCCGTGAAGACGGGCTGA
- a CDS encoding sulfite oxidase heme-binding subunit YedZ: protein MAAPPYPWLKPAVLVGGLSPLALLALQFAQGTLGANPIERTLNQTGMLALIFLVASLACTPLKGVFGWTWPMRLRKLLGLLGFAHASLHFLTYAVLDQGLALDAILEDITRRPFITVGFLALVLLVPLAVTSTNRMVRRMGFPAWRRLHRLAYVSASLGVVHFVWRVKKDLTEPLVYGGVLALLFVIRVAEALRKRRARAETAVSTPSA, encoded by the coding sequence ATGGCCGCTCCTCCGTACCCCTGGCTCAAGCCGGCCGTCCTCGTGGGTGGCCTCTCTCCGTTGGCCCTCCTGGCGCTCCAGTTCGCGCAAGGGACGCTCGGCGCCAATCCCATCGAGCGCACGCTCAACCAGACGGGGATGCTCGCCCTCATCTTCCTGGTGGCCTCGCTCGCGTGCACGCCGCTGAAGGGGGTGTTCGGGTGGACGTGGCCCATGCGCCTGCGCAAGTTGCTGGGCCTGCTGGGCTTCGCCCATGCCTCGCTGCACTTCCTCACGTACGCCGTGCTGGACCAGGGGCTGGCGCTCGACGCCATCCTCGAGGACATCACCAGGCGGCCCTTCATCACCGTGGGCTTCCTCGCGCTGGTGTTGCTGGTGCCGCTGGCCGTCACCAGCACGAATCGCATGGTGCGGCGTATGGGCTTCCCCGCATGGCGGCGATTGCACCGGCTGGCCTACGTGTCGGCGTCGCTGGGGGTGGTGCACTTCGTCTGGCGCGTGAAGAAGGATCTCACCGAGCCGCTCGTGTACGGCGGCGTGCTGGCGCTGCTCTTCGTCATCCGCGTGGCCGAGGCGTTGCGCAAGCGGCGGGCCCGGGCGGAGACCGCGGTCTCGACGCCCTCCGCGTAA